A stretch of the Vitis riparia cultivar Riparia Gloire de Montpellier isolate 1030 chromosome 13, EGFV_Vit.rip_1.0, whole genome shotgun sequence genome encodes the following:
- the LOC117927652 gene encoding probable protein S-acyltransferase 15: MKDKRFLSIPIFSVFLLLGFVYYVTVFVFIEDWVGLQTSPGFLNALIFTFLAFLSLFSLFVCVSSDPGRVPPSYVPDDEESNVSDQETKRNGAQLRHCDKCCIYKPPRAHHCRVCRRCVLRMDHHCLWINNCVGYWNYKAFVMLVLYATIGSIHSTVILVTCALQRDWDFSGRVPVKIFYFTFGAMMVTLSLTLGTFLGWHIYLLTHNMTTIEYYEGIRAAWLAKKSGQSYRHPFNVGVYKNITLVLGPNMLKWLCPSSVGHLKDGISFPVSRYNS, encoded by the exons ATGAAGGACAAGAGATTCCTCTCAATTCCtattttctctgtttttctatTGCTGGGTTTCGTATATTACGTCACAGTATTCGTTTTCATAGAGGATTGGGTGGGGTTGCAGACCTCGCCGGGTTTTTTGAACGCTTTGATCTTCACTTTCTTggcttttctctctcttttctctttattCGTATGCGTTTCCTCCGACCCAGGGCGTGTTCCACCAAGCTATGTTCCTGACGATGAAGAGAGTAACGTTTCAGATCAAGAAACCAAGAGAAAT GGTGCACAATTAAGGCATTGTGACAAATGTTGTATCTACAAGCCTCCCAGGGCTCATCATTGCCGTGTTTGTAGAAGGTGTGTTTTAAGGATG GATCACCACTGTTTGTGGATAAACAATTGTGTTGGTTATTGGAACTATAAGGCCTTTGTGATGCTTGTCTTATATGCAACTATTGGAAGCATCCACTCTACG GTCATACTTGTAACCTGTGCACTGCAAAGGGATTGGGATTTTAGTGGAAGGGTTCCTGTCAAGATCTTTTAT TTTACCTTTGGTGCTATGATGGTTACCTTAAGCTTGACATTGGGAACTTTCTTAGGTTGGCACATCTACCTTCTCACTCATAATATGACAACTATAGAG TATTATGAAGGAATTCGGGCAGCATGGCTGGCAAAGAAATCTGGGCAGAGCTATCGTCATCCATTCAACGTTGGTGtttacaaaaatattacctTG GTATTAGGTCCAAACATGCTCAAGTGGCTATGTCCCTCATCAGTAGGCCATTTAAAAGATGGAATTAGCTTCCCTGTATCACGTTATAATTCATAA